CCCTTCAAAAATCCTTGTCCTTTCTCGCAAGTCCCGCCACATTTCAGAACACTACCTTCCACCTTTTCCTTTCTGTCTTACCTACGTCCCAAtctctcctcttcctcttccgcGCCCCCtgtccctgcccctccccgaTACCCATTCCCCCGACTGCCTTTCCCTACTTCCCCCGGCCTGTGCCTTTATACCTCCCTCTTGCCTTTCCTCGCTTGCTGTCCTATCCCCATCATCTTTCCCTActtttcccctcccctccctttgcccttcctctctctctttccctgcACCGTCCCCAAGGACCTCTCCTAACTCATCCCACTTCCACATTTTCCCTTCTATCCAAATCTTTGCATACTCTATTATTACTCTGTTTCCCCTTCCCTCCTCAACAACTGCTATCTCCCTCAATTTCCACTTCATTCTCCTCGCTGCCCAGGTGAGATCCTCCTCTATTCTCCTCACCCGCCCTCTAAGAAGGCTTTTTGTTTCCATTATCTGCCtctaaaatataatatacatataataaaatattgttacaaagggtgaaatcacccgttttgccccctctttaatgatctagtagtcagtaTAGAtgaaagacgtttataaacctcttatgtctttaaaaagaataaggttgctgcgccaaccaacattattgtaaaaacagtcttgtttcagactttaaacgagaaacacatatcttgcattaaaagcatttttcacgatattttattcacgctcttgatttcttttgatttgataataagtaaactcgcggatccatattttattaacgtaacgtcaaagtacgttacattggtgtcagaagcgggatcttgagttcttaTTAATCGAGTCGATTCAGTGCGTGAAATAAACTATGAGTAGCAGTCGTTTGACACGCTCTCGTCGTCGGGAAAGTGGCGGAGAAGAACATTCCATCACCGAAAATCCGCGGGTTCCCGAGACAATTTGTGCACCTTCAGTGGACTTTTTACCTGTCCCTACAATGGTCTCAGTCTCACAAATCGACCTACTAAGGATTATGAGccaacaacaagaagccgcCGAAAGATATCAACGGCAGTTTCTAGATACGGCTagtcaacaacaacaacaacttgtCCAGTTGCTTCAAGAGCAACGAGAACAGCGAGAAAGGGAGCTTGCCTCTCAGTTGGAGCAGCGGAGGCTAGATAGAGAAGCTCAAGAGCGTTCCGAGACTAGTCTTCATAAACTACTCCGGACAactgtggcagctcttcaggctgtTCATCAGATGAATGGCTCAGGAGAACCGGCTGTCACCCCTCGAGGCTCCAGAGTTGTGActccgcttccctctcctgttccctctcctgtACCGGTTCCTACTGTTCAGGaggtccaacatccaggacGATCCCAGGATGTTCCTGaatcaaggtctgtgccttttattagggGGGTAGATGAATCTCCAATTAGTAGAACATGAGTGAATAATGAGGTTGGTTTTTCCGAGCCTCTGTCTCAGGTTCAGCCTCGATATTctcatttaaatcaattaaataattcgagatttcCTGGGGTTGCTTCTCAGATTAACGAGAAACCTCTTTATCCTTTGAAACCGctaatttttgacggaaagattccatgggcagattatgaacgtcagtttaatacaattgctaaacataaccagtgggactccgccatgagggcccacagtcttgcctcttgtcttcgaacgccggctttgaatgttttaacggcattgtctgaggaagaaatttccgattatgAGAAACTTAGTTCTGCACTCAAATTGAGATAtggaaatgaccacttgacgaaactgtacacggctcaattacagacaagaagacaaggacgagacgaagacctcgcgtctcttagtcaagatattgaacggctttctcgtatagctttgccagatcacgagccgtctcgtaatttattagcaacACAAGCTTTCTTAAATGCAATCAAtgatccagaaattaaaaCGGCCGTTGAAACGTCGggcctcacttctctgcgggaggcaacggccaaagccctcgaggtggaggcaatgaggaaacaatattttgggttgAGCGAGCTTCGTCGGATTTAGGTGTCCGAAAACACCTCAGAAagacgaagttttgaacactcggaggagCCAAAACCTCAagattatagaaataaaaataacaatagtaattttaaactgagaaatcgaggttcttttcaaaaccaacaaaacAAGCGTGTAAATAAGAACGCGGTCATGACGAGTCAAACCGGCTTGACCTGTTTATTTTGTCATGAAATAGGACATGATGCTAATCATTGCTTTTTACTTGAAAAGAATAGTAGAGAACCAATGCAAGGCTCGAATTCAAACTCTTATAActggcgtaagaaaaatatagaaatagggAAAGCAAATACTCAAtcgagttcttcaacaggaactacccaaaaaactaatttcagatgatttgtcagggcgaaaatcatcgcagattgttagGAGTGAAAGCCTtcttagagaacagtttttaattagaagtctacgacagtctggtctttacgcaCGCGGTACTGttaatggcgtcgattgtctatgggtaatagacacgggcgcggaagtagccgtagttcgatcggatctctttaaatccgatgaccagattgttccctctttttctctgcgaacagccactggagagacgaccccggttttgagacaggttactgtccaaattaacctttttgggtgtatcgactctccacataaggtttttatagcagatatagaggatgaaggtattttaggaatagactttcttacagctcataactgtgttatctcgactaagagaaattcactagcttcaaacaatcgcgaaataactctttgtacaaatagaaatggaatttactggactcctcctagaattcgggaaataaaactttcaaaGGATGATTGGCAACAACATTTCCCTTCACATTTacagagccttgttgagaaatcttcgatttcgttaaattcagctcaggtagaattgtttaaatctcttttgctagaatttatagattcttttgccaaagatagtggtgataagggccgatgtacttctgtcaagcacaagatcgacgtcggagagagttcaccaattaaacaagctcctcaaagactcgctctcaacgcccgagaagaggtgaagaagcttgtggaagacatgttagcgaacgatgtgattgagccatcgtctagtccctgggcttCACCAACCGTCCTTGTCAACAAAAAGGACGGacccaaacgattttgtatcgattacaggaagctgaacgatataacgaagaaagattcttaccctctacccagaatcgacgagacactcgacctgatagctggtgcaacttggttcagcaccatagatctccagagcggatactggcaggtcgaaatggatcctctagataaagaaaaaacagcttttgttacgggtttaggaggattatggcagttcaaggttatgccgtttggtttgagtaatgccccggctacctttgaacgaatgatggaggctgttctctatgggctcactggcaaaatatgcctcgtttatttagacgatagaatcgtttttggcaagaactttgaagaagaagttcaaaatctcagacaagttttcgctaggctgaagcaagcaggtctgaaaatgagcccgaaaaaatgccatctgttccagaaagaagtaggcttcctcggacatatcgtttcagcacaaggtgtAAAGACCGACCCATCtaaaatagagaaggtttcttcttggccgacacctaagaataaagaacaaattcaaagctttttaggcctttgtacgtattacagaagatttgtaaaaggtttcgctagtatagctaaacctctccatcatttgaccggaatcaagattccttttgactggatcccggaatgcgaagaggctttcaagaaattaaaagaaaatcttatttcttcgccgattttagcttatccagaggtcgaacttccttttattttagatactgATGCCTCTatttcaggaataggcggggttctgtcacaaattcagggaggtcaagagagagtgataagctatttcagcagagttttgagtaaaactgagaggaattattgtgtcactcgtagagagcttttagctgttgttaagaccgtagtacattttcaccattatctGTACGgtaggagatttttgatacgtacagatcatgcttctctcaggtggctactttcgttcaaatctcccgaaggtcagggagctagatggttagaaaggctcggtcggtacgattttgatattcgtcatcgagcaggaattcatcatggaaacgccgatgctctctctcgaagaccctgcgaggaaatgccaaAGTGTAAACAatgtgcacgattagagaaaaatcgtgacccctctcttacaatacggaagatttctttcgaaaataaccaggaggaatggagaaaatcgcaacaagaggacgacactttgaatcaagtgaaatcttggaaagaagcagaaactcgcccggactggcaggatatatccttagccgagccagatttgaaaatttattgggctcaatgggactctattcttttaattgatggaatttcataccgaaaatgggaatctgcagacttgaaagaaattaggtggcaacttttggttcccaggtcacgagttccggagattcttgctctttatcatgattctcctgcaggtggacatttcgcttcaaataaaactctgggcagaattcgcaacttctatttttggccccgttgccggatggacgttgaagattggtgtcgaagatgtcgaatctgcacggcaaagaaaggacctcgagcgaagggacaaagctctcttcaaatttactaCGTGGGAGCTCTATTTGAAAGGATAGCAATGGATATTCTTGGACCtctcccgataacccattctggaaataaatatgctttggttattgctgattattttactaagtggcctgaagtggttcctctcgctgatcaagaagcctctactgtagcacaggcattcgttaaagaatttatttgtagacacggagttcctctagaacttcatactgatcaaggccgaaattttgagtcaacctaaatgaaagaggttactcagattttaggggttaagaaaactcgtacaactcctttgcatccgcaatctgacggcatgatagagcgtctgaatcggactttgctacaatatttgtcgtccttcgtagaacagaatcagagagactgggactcctggatccctttcttcctcttatcttacagatctgcgattcatgagacgacgaagcagacgccagccctcatgcttactggaagaaatcttcgacttccgtcagatttagagaaaggccctgttcctgtgcaaagacagcatcaaacagattatgcctttttattacaacaacgtttagaagaaattcatcactttgctaggaatagaatttctatggcttcagataaattgaaaactcgttatgatattcgagccagaggtttaaaatttaatcctggagaATCTGTTTGGCTTTTTCAACCTCGAaaacagaaaggacgatgtccaaagctacaaagaaattgggaaggcccttacttagtggttaagcggataaatgatgtttatagaatccgaagatctcctcattcgcgtcagaaagtggttcaattggatcgtcttgctccatttgaagaagatcaacctggaacagtctcaccaagaccaggaacatccttcgaggttagatcttcaaacgaacacccttgacgactgcGATCGACTTGaccttctttacagtcggtcatcgattgggagaagaatttacctttcggaattcattcgagtaaaactcgaccgcttacgattatCATTGAAGGgaatatcggatgcggaaaaacaactttcaccaagaggtttttagcagatcgccaggtctgtacacttttagaacctcttgaagaatatcgaaatgtagctggaattaatctttCAGATTCGATGTATCAgaacccagatcgttattgctattattttcagcatttcgctcaaatggttatgttagatagacatctgcagacgacttcattgcctgtaaaggtgatggaaagatcgatattcagtagcaattgttttgtagaagctcgtcgaaggttaggtaattttcgcgacttcgaatctcatttattgacaaaaaattttgatcttctcattcgctcgtcagagctcagagtagatttgattgtttatttgcgagtttccccagaaacttcttttgctcgagttagttcccgttctcgtgaggaagaatcgagtatttccttggagctactcagaactattcatgaggttcatgaagattggctagtaaaacaaaccttttcttctttatcggctcctgttttggttatcaatgcagaatcTGCAGCCGATCAAGTTTATTCTAGTTTCTGTCTTGCAATGACACACGGACAAAGTTAAACCTTTGAATTCAATactgaaagaattttattcttaaaaaaaaaaaaaaaaaatttggttaaCAAAAAACTATATTAACTAAAacttaatttttgaaattaaattacattAAAGGGAAATAACGagcaatattcaaaattttcttcaattcttctTTCACATTGTCACATCCCTCGCATCCTTCCGCCTTTTTCACTATGTCGTAAAGATTTTGTTTGCATAAACGACATAGCGCTTTTTCTTCAAAGAAGGGTAAATGAAGGGAGACTTCGTGTTGAAGAAATTCGGGTTCAGAGCTAAAGaaatgattgaaacaaaaattattttcttataatttat
The sequence above is drawn from the Neodiprion pinetum isolate iyNeoPine1 chromosome 2, iyNeoPine1.2, whole genome shotgun sequence genome and encodes:
- the LOC124212260 gene encoding protein enabled homolog, with product MVSVSQIDLLRIMSQQQEAAERYQRQFLDTASQQQQQLVQLLQEQREQRERELASQLEQRRLDREAQERSETSLHKLLRTTVAALQAVHQMNGSGEPAVTPRGSRVVTPLPSPVPSPVPVPTVQEVQHPGRSQDVPESRSVPFIRGVDESPISRT